Within Limisalsivibrio acetivorans, the genomic segment CCTGTAGGTATTTAGGTGATTAATATTAACCCCTCGCTATAGATCAATGCAATAAAACATCCTCTGCTCAAAAGATCTGCGAATGGGCGTTTCTCAGCGATTAATGGCTGATAGGTTGCGTAAATATCCTTGCTGCATCGGCAATTGATATTAACATTCAATCAAAATCAGGTGAAAAGTGCCAAGTGGTATGACCACTTATAATAGGTATACGTATAAATCTGGAGTTTCACTCCAGCTTTGAACGATAGCCTTGTAGGCTTGATTCACTTCTACCTTTATAATTATCTTCAAAATGGGTTTTTGAGGGGTGTGGGGAACTTTGTTCCCTAAAAAGTTCCCTGCGTTCTTAGTTTTACTATGACACCAAAAAGGGGACCCCATAGGGATCCCCTTTTTCGGCATTTACACAGGACGTTTTATGAACAGACTACTCTTTATTTTTCGAAGTCTATGTTAATTTTAACAGTTCCTGTGAGAACTTCAACAAGGTCTTCTCTATCTTCCGGTTTTTCATATATGTCATCTACATCACCGGTGTTGTCTTCAATGTCTTCAATAGTTTGTGTAATATCTTCGCTGTCAGTTATTTCCTCAACATCGTCTCCAGGCTGTTCTTCAAATCCGCCGACTTCTTCCTCGTCCTCAACCTGTTCTTCCTGCACGTTGAGATTTTCATCACCTTCACGGATAAGCACTGATTCTCCCTGGTTAACGAGAACCGAAACATCCGGTGCATCGATCCTGCTTACCTCAACAACACCTTCGGTTACAGTAACTTTGGTGAGTTCGGGGAGAACATCGATGCGAAAGGCTGTACCCTTTACGCCGATGATTGATGTGGTTGTTTTAACACGGAAATCTCCGGTGACGTTCTCAACCTTTGCGATATCGAAAAGCACACGTCCTTTCTGGATATCGGCATTGTAGTCG encodes:
- a CDS encoding FecR family protein codes for the protein MRLLIYTLLATMLAIPAFSADRAGEVSDLQGRVEILHDQEVMGKRARTGAELVVKDLLRTKRKGYAEVSLIDGSVVKVYEKTRMKINGIERGDDYNADIQKGRVLFDIAKVENVTGDFRVKTTTSIIGVKGTAFRIDVLPELTKVTVTEGVVEVSRIDAPDVSVLVNQGESVLIREGDENLNVQEEQVEDEEEVGGFEEQPGDDVEEITDSEDITQTIEDIEDNTGDVDDIYEKPEDREDLVEVLTGTVKINIDFEK